Below is a genomic region from Triticum dicoccoides isolate Atlit2015 ecotype Zavitan chromosome 5A, WEW_v2.0, whole genome shotgun sequence.
acaaaaaacccctccttttgggcactcgaaaaatggaaaatggttttttcgtccaaagaaaatgaaaactttcttaggcaacattgttttccattccaatatggacccttgtgcacagtatgagatcatttgaacaaactatgccatgaatgtggccataagattgatcatttggcttgaaaggcatTGATCTCCAtaggtgatagctcatttctgagaacacttttttaaaataattgccgtactacaagttttttatttttcttgggaacttggccacatataatgacacaatgcaaaggtttcccaattgttgattttttttgaattttttatgcccatttcaaaatgcggtcaaaacggcgggaatgcccattcctagctagtggttgaatcttggaattttttggtgtttctctgattaaatatgtacttatgtacctagaaatgatttttggataaaataaatagaaactaTGAGACAGCTGCTGTTCAAATTTCACCCGTTTCCAACTAaattggcggaaatttgtctttttcatgagaggtggatcaaaactttttacacacaaccattttgtcaattgtgcattaaatatgacctagtattttagaaaatttatttgatccaattttgcaacaattatttggggggtccttcacaaaaaaacctcctttttggCACTTgagaaatggaaaatggttttttcgtccaaagaaaatgaaaacttctttaggcaacattgtttgtcattccaatatgcacccttgtgcacaatatgagatcatttgaacaaactatgccataaatgtggccataagattgatcatttagcttgaaagccattgatctccacacgtgatagcttgtttttaagaacacttttttaaaatatttgccatattacaaattttttatttttcctgggaacttggccacatataatgacacaatgcgaaggtttcctaattttttgatttttttcaattttttatgcccgtttcaaaatgcggtcaaaacagcgggaatggccgttcctagctagtggttgaatcttggaatttttttggtgtttctctgattaaataggtacttatgtacctagaaatgatttttgaaaaaaaaataaatagcaaactatgaggcagctgcagttcaaatttgacccacttccaactgaatcgacggaaatttgtctttttcaggagaggtggatcaaaagtttttacacccaaccattttgttaattgtgcattaaatatgtcctagcattttagaaaattgatttggtccaattttgcaacaattatttgggaggtccttcacaaaaaaacctcattttgggcactcgaaaaatggaaaatggttttttcgtccaaagaaaatgaaaacttccttaggcaacattgtttgccattccaatatgcacccttgtgcacaatatgagattatttgaataaactatgccatgaatgtggccataagattgatcatttgacttgaaagccattgatctccacacgtgatagctcgtttctgagaacacttttttaaaataattgccgtattacaaatttgttatttttcctggaaacttggccacatataatgacacaatgcgaaggtttcccaattttttggttttttttgaattttttatgcccgtttcaaaatgcgatcaaaacggcgggaatgaccgttcctagctagtggttgaatcttggaattttttggtgtttctctgattaaataggtacttatgtacctagaaatgatttttaaaaaaaataaatagcaaactatgaggcaactgcagttcaaatttgacccgcttccagctgaatcggcggaaatttgtctttttcaggagaggtggatcaaaagtttttacacccaaccattttgttaattatgcattaaatatgtcctagcattttagaaaattgatttggtccaattttacaacaattatttgggaggtccttcacaaaaaaacctcattttaggcactcgaaaaatggaaaattgttttttcgtccaaagcaaatgaaaacttccttaggcaacattgtttgccattccaatatgcacccttgtgcacaatatgagatcatttgaacaaactatgccatgaatgtggccataagattgatcatttggcttgaaagccattgatctccacacgtgatagctcgtttctgagaacacttttttaaaataattgccgtattacaagtttgttattttttctggtaacttggctacatataatgacacaatgcgaaggtttcccaatttttttgatttttttgaattttttatccccgtttcaaaatgcggtcaaaacggcgggaatgaccgttcctagatagtggttgaatcttgaaatttttccggtgtttctatgattaaatagatacttatgtacctagaaatgatttttgaaaaaaataaatagcaaactataaggcagctggagttcaaatttgacccgtttccaactagattggcggaaatttgtctttttcaccagaggttgaTCGAAACTTTTGACAgccaaccatttgatcaattgtgTATTAaacatggcctaatattttagaaaattgatttggtccaattttacaacaaatatatggtaggtccttcacgaaaaaactcattttgggcactaaaaaaaatggaaaatattttttttccaaaaactcATTTCTCACGACACCTTTTAAAAGTTATTTATCTTATTTCTTGTTTGttttttttcctgaaaacttgtTCACATTTAGTGACATAATGAGAaggttttgcattttctttttgaatttttcaGGTCATAAAATAATTGACTTGATTTTAACACGTTAATTTTAGGCAACTATGACCTATTTAAATGGTCAATAACATCATACTACATCCTGATTAGTCTGTGGACATCTCACACGGATCACGCATCCTACGTCGTCGGATGCTCGCGGATCCAACAGCCATCCTCAACCCTTCCACACCAACCCTGAAACCCTAACAGgtcattttccatccacccccctgcctcctttctttcccacatccatccatcgatCCCCTCCCATCCCCTCGCTCAGCTTCAGTCTTCTGTCATCGTCCTCCCCATCTCACATCTGCATCGCGCCGCCCCTCCTCCCAAATCCCGTCCGGCGCCGCCGCACCCCACACCCGCTGCTGCCCCCACTCCTCTAGTGCCATCTCCCTCCTCATCGAGGGCCGATACCTCATCGTCCAGCCACTCTAGCGCCGCCTCCCTCCCCATCGACCAGCGCCTCATTGGCCGTCCAGTGCAGCCACCATGCCTCCAACGCCAGTCTCCCACCCCACCGAGCGCCGAGCCCTCGCCACCCAGCACCGCCCACCTCCCCATCAAGCACCTCCCCATCAAGCACCGCCGAGATTCTGGGAGAGACCCCCGCCGCGATGCCGAGAAGGTGGCAGGTCTGGGGCCGGCCTGACGGTAGCCAAGTCTGGGtccccgcccccgaccccgacgcgccgcccccgccgccgcccgccgccgccccgcctcttCCTCCACCGGGGCGCGCCGCGGGGACAGCCGCCGCTTCATTCGAGGAAGCGCTGGTCAAAGGTACCCCCCCATCGTGCTCTCATATCAGCGTGGATTCCTTCCTAAAAATGGTGGTGGATACTGACTTGACTGGCCCCTCTCCCGCGTTGTCGTTTCTCCGATCCGAAACCCTAGGCCGGGGTGCTGCCGACGGATGCCGTGTCGAGTCCATGGCCAACCACCTCGTCCAAGGTACGGCCTCCTCCCTTCACCTCTTCTATTTGGTCCTTGTCTGTGTGAGCACGCGTGTGCCCCTACCTGCATCCTCAACTATTGAAATGGCTGCGCGCGTGCTCAAGCATCTCTAACCGATCCCTATATGGCCTCTTATCTTTAACTCCTCAAATTTGCTCCTCTATAAATTAGTGGTTCCTAGCTGAATCCTTAAACTTAACTCCTTAAAGAATTAAACACAAATTCATGCTAATTTGATTCAAACTAGTCCATCAAACATGATTTGAACTCGATTCAGACTAGTAGCATAAACTATATTACTACATAAATTTAAATGAGATCTAAACTAAAATTGCATAAAAACTAGAACATGTTGTAGTGTCCCTTGCTGTCAAAAACTCGGTGGTGGTGAAATGATGGTGATAGGATTTGTTTTCGGCTTGATGGGCATAGTCTGCACTCTAGAATGCTACACCGTTGAAGTGTAAATGAATTGTGCAAAAAAAATTGTTGTCTTCTATTTTACTGGTGTCTATTCTTATCATGTATAATTTCCATTTAGTACAGAAGGATGCAGGCTTGGAATTCTATCGTTTGATTAAATGAATAAAAACCTGAAGGAGATCTAGATTCTCAGTAGAATCACATAGTTGTAATTACCCGAGGTGTGCTTGAATAAAATGGCGCTCATTTGCATCATTGTATTTCTGAAGAGTTTTAAGAAGAATTCTGGTACGAACGCACTGACCTATACTTGTACATGTGCAGCCGAGGAACCTCCTGTGGGCTACTTCCAAGCATGATGTGTACGTGATGCAGAACTATTCTGTGAGGCACTGGTGGTCCTTACTCCAGAGAGGAAAAGAATTGCTCAACGTGGCATGCCCAAATCAGGTGATCTACCACAGAGCGATGTGATAGTCCAATTCATCGGAATGCCGGTCAATCTCTAATCCACTATGCGACCACACTGTGCAGGATATGCAGGGAGGTCGGCCCTTGTGCAGGGTGAAAATCAGCACCATGACAGTGAAAGACAACCTCCTGGCGGCTGGTGGTTTCCATTGGGAGCAGATCTGCAATGTAAGGAAGCTGGAGTAGGCACGCAGTGCACACACAAAGCATTTTTTCTGCTTGAGAACATGTAGAAATGTAGAGTTGTAGCTTGACACTTAGGTATTtattattttgttagtaccttggcAGTGAATTCTAGCAGCGAAGCCTCTTCATTTCGAGCAGCGATAGCCTGATTGGTAAACTAGTGCTTTGTGTGTGCTAGTACCTCACAATGTCATCCTTGTATATGCACAGATGAAATTATTCACCCCGCCATTTTCACTGTTTCCTAATCGAGTACAACAAACCTCCTATTGTTTTTTGTGCAAAATAAGTGTGAAACATTGTAGTGCTGACCCAACATGTACCTAACATTTCTGATGTGTATTTCCTTTGATTCCCTAGGCTTAACCTGTAAGCTATAATAACTTTTAATCGGTCTGTGGGAAATTGGGCATATTGGGTTGGTAAATATAGAACTGTAGAGATGTAGAACTAAAGCGTGGTACTTAGCTATTTAAGTTGATTGTACTTGGTAGTACCTACACAGTGAAGTCTAGTTGATTCAGGAAAACTTGACTTGAGATTTTCTTTCTTATGATTTACTGATGAAACCTTAATTGTTGAATCTTGATGTAGGCATCCCACCGCCGATCCATATCCAGATCAGCTGCGTCGCCGGTGCCGGTTCTACACATAGGTCAACATGCCCTGTTTATATGAATTGTTTTGTATCTAGCGACTAGTTGTCACACTGATTAAAATCTCCGCGCAACGAGCAAGTAATCAGTGGCCGTGAAGCAACGTTTATAATATTTGTATTCTACCATGCAAAGATGTAATACTTGACTGCTCGCTAGCAAGATTTCAATCATAATCTGTGCATACTTGTTTATGATATTTGTGTGCCCATGTAAAACGTATGCGGTTCGTCCTAGGCTAGATCCCAACCCGCGTTAGAGCTGCATACTATGACTTCCTCTTGCCAGTGAGATCTATTCGTACTTGTTAGTAGTCGATGGGACGCTCAAGCTTCACTGCTGCTTCTGCTGTATATTTTTTGTAACCCATGTTTCTACTTGCAATCAGCATACAATTTTGCGTCAAATGGTTAAATGATTCCACATTCTGTAGGATTAGGGCATCCTGTTGCTTGTTGCTAGCTGTAGGATCTGACTTTTGGTTGTTGTTTTGGAGATGTAGGCCAGGGGAAATGACTACCATTCCAGGGTCTCCGGTCTGGGAGCTCGTGAAGAAGAACAACTACTTCTTGATCAAGCAGTTCGGCAACAACACCAAGGTGCAGTTCAGCAAGGAGCCCAACAACCTCTACAATGTCCGCTCCTACAAGTTCTCGGGTCCGTAGCTGTTTGCACTGTTTTTAACCCTTTTGATTGCAAGTGTCTCTGCAAGGAGCTAACTTGCTGTGGGGCTGATGTGGTTTCAGGCTTGGCGAACAGCAAGACCGTGGCGGTCCAGCCATCAGCGGGAGAGGACAAGGCTGTTGTCCTATCCACGACCAAGACCAAGAAGCAGAACACCCCTGCCAAGCTCCAGCACAAGACTCTGATGCGCAAGGAGTTCCACAAGATGACCAAGTCTGTCAAGAACCAAGTATTAACTCCAGAGTTTTGTACTTGAATTGCCCTTATGCTTGGCTTCTAAGCTACAACTGTAAGTCATGGCTTGTCTCTACTTCCTCCTTGAGTTCAGAGTTGTGGCATGGCATGCTTGATTTTTTGGTGGACTTGTGTCCTTGATGATGCACCGTTGTTTCACTACCAACCATCAGATGCAGTAGCTGCTCCTGCTTGCTACTCCGCTGCCGCCGCCCGTTGTTTTGCTACTACTCCTGCTAGTTAGTCACTGCTGCTGCTCCTAAGCACTGCTCGTAGATGCTGCTACTTGCCGCTGTTGATTCCTCCTACAGCCTGGCATCTGCCATTGTAACTTCATGCTGATGTAACATGTGAATCTGTTGGTCCTGCTTATTGTCTTTAAAGAAGTCAATGTACCTACCTTATTTTGTGCTCTGTTATTATCTTTGATCAGTATCAGTTGTGTCTCTTAGAGAGACACTCCTACCTTTTCTGACTTGAGTTGTTAACTATTGTTCCATACTTCTGTTAGCTACAACAAAATCTTTGAATTTGGTACTGCATGAGTTTTATGTGTTCTGGTATatttgatggatggatggatgggtttATGTGTTCTGCTGGTATATATGCACGCTAGTATATATGCACACGGATTGGCCTTCATTATTTTGTATCTACTGTTAGATATATGCTGTTAGATTTGCTTTCATTTTGTACCTAACCATTTTGTTCTCTAACGTGCAGATGCTGGCGTTTCATGTTTCGTCGCGAGCATCAAGACGAAGAAGTCGGAAGAAGCATAGTTCAAGCTCATCGGAGCTAGTTCAAGGAGTAATGAAGCCCTTGATGCTGATCCCTATTGGAACAAATTGAAGCACGAACTGTGACATATAGGGCTTGTTATACAGTAGAGCTTGATGCTCATCGGCTCATGTGACATATTGTGCACCTATTGAGCTTGTTATACTATGATCACATTTGTATGTGTTGATGTAACAGATTGTTGCTTCTTGTTATTTGAAGTATTACACCTGTTTTCTGTCTATTTTGATTTAAATATTGGTTGTTTAATTATTGGCATATTGAAATCTAAGGAACATGACCACGACAACAAGGACCCACTAACCAGAAACGGACATTTGGGACCCGCTTATCAGAAtttgacaattgggacccatttgaaaaaggaaaaagaagggACACAACCCAAAAATAAAAAAGGCCGAATTATAGGGCCTGGCCCGTGTAGCTTACCCAaattgaaagaaaaaaaacaacaaatgggctgaattaatagGCTCGACCCATATAAACACCCAATTGGACATGGCCGATTCTAATttttgaccttttcaattggtcgcaattttgccacgtcagattgccacgtcggatccgacgtggcttgGGTAGACAGCcaatgaccaaaacaaaaggtcatgagtTCAACGACCTTCTGAGAGAAGGGCGTTAATtttagtttacgaccgccagcttttgaccttctgtttttgtcacaaaaaggttgcaaatgaaaaactatgaccttttagcggccaatagtgagggtcacaagttgacatatttcttgtagtgctgctactgcttagagttgagtcaggtctgattcatcggggatgaattggaatggtgatgaacatgtcctactgtgtgtgagctaagtgtgtgaacacgatttggtaaaggtagcggtgagaggccatgtaggagtacatggtgggttgtctcattgcagccgtcctcgggaactgagttatgtgtttgtgatccatgaacagttactaccacacattgggttccggtaactcgacccctctcgacttattgatcaactcgatctctgtccaggagttgcaactagtttctgatgtttgtaggtagtgttagtagtctaccaagtggcacccggtacaggtgggcttgggacagactaggcacagtggcacggtgtaccaagtggcacccggatggtgggcttgggaaccctgctcacatcgcttggggctgtgagcgacaccccggccggatctccttgcggatggaacccaaataggcgataaacttggactagagacttgtgtggttagtcaggttgtggccaacTCCCTcgtcaggcttccgcttgaaggttgccgagatacacggcgtgtacatggtggtaagtggcgagagcatgtgtgaagaagtacacccctgcagggttatcattatctattcgaatagccggattcctcggatatggaaacttggaccccttgcatagttcatagacaagtgaaagtggatactctaaaatgcgcaagataagcgtgagtgctatggatggcattctcgtagggagacggaagcggatccatagtggtgtattgatatggtgaatatgtggactcgtctgcgccacctcaaaagagttacttgcagtcatagtttaggatagccactgagtcaaaactggcttgctgcagtcaaactccagcacccctttgttgataccgatgcatatgtagttagttctgatgtaagccttgctgggtacatttgtactcacgtttgcttattttatatttttgcagagagatttcagtctcgctagtagttccgtgtggacttcgacgtttagcttgatacctcagctacgatcttgtgccctcggcaggatctggtagatagtcaggcttctcagcctttttcatttgtagaagtctgtactcagacatgttaagcctccgcatgtgctttgacttgtatgctctgaatgttgggtcatgagacccatgtttgttttatctggctcctcggagcctagtgGATAAataatttgagtcgtagagttttgttgtgatgccatgttgtatttacacatatcgagcatattgtgtgtatgcttgaaatgcttggtatgtgtgggatccgacaacctagttgtttatccttgataGCCTCTCTTACggagaaatgtagtcttgtgcttccatgagccatagtagtccgctacagcccggttcaccggagtcctgctatcccagcactactgctccggaacacttgactggccggcatgtgattcacttcgttcctgtgtctgtcccttcagggaaatgtcatgcggtgacatccggagtcctgcctagcctgctacagcccgggttcccggaatcctgttagcctagttgctacatcccggattcacacgctgctcaccgacatgctcgatgttgattcatgtattcctgtccccgtaagttagtgccactttgggttcatgactagtcatgtcggcccgggttctttgtcatatggatgctagcgatactatcatatacgtgagccaaaaggcgcaaacggtcccgagccatggtaaggcaacacccgtgggaataccgtgcgtgaggccgcaaagtgatatgaggtgttaccggctagatcgatgtgacttggaatcggggtcctgacaacatgttcctctgattatgagattatgcaactcccgaataccgaggaacaccttctgtgctatcaaacatcacaacgtagatgctctacaggtgtctccgatggtgtttgttgagttggcatagatcaagattaggatttgtcactctgtgtatcgcagaggtatctttgggccctctcagtaatgcacatcactatgagccttgcaagcaatgtgactaatgagttagttacgggatgatgcattacggaacgagtaaagagactttccggtgacgagatggaactaggtatgatgataccgacgatcaaatctcgggcaagtaacataccgatgacaaagggaacaacgtatgttgttgtgcagtttgaccgataaagatcttcatagaatatgcaggagccaatatgagcatctaggttccgctattggttattgaccagagatgtgtgtctgtcatgtctacatagttctcgaacccgtagggtccgcatgattaatgttcga
It encodes:
- the LOC119300625 gene encoding uncharacterized protein LOC119300625 isoform X1, with amino-acid sequence MPPTPVSHPTERRALATQHRPPPHQAPPHQAPPRFWERPPPRCREGGRSGAGLTVAKSGSPPPTPTRRPRRRPPPPRLFLHRGAPRGQPPLHSRKRWSKAGVLPTDAVSSPWPTTSSKPRNLLWATSKHDVYVMQNYSVRHWWSLLQRGKELLNVACPNQDMQGGRPLCRVKISTMTVKDNLLAAGGFHWEQICNARGNDYHSRVSGLGAREEEQLLLDQAVRQQHQGAVQQGAQQPLQCPLLQVLGLGEQQDRGGPAISGRGQGCCPIHDQDQEAEHPCQAPAQDSDAQGVPQDDQVCQEPSINSRVLYLNCPYAWLLSYNYAGVSCFVASIKTKKSEEA
- the LOC119300625 gene encoding 60S ribosomal protein L28-1-like isoform X2; the encoded protein is MPKSGYAGRSALVQGENQHHDSERQPPGGWWFPLGADLQCIPPPIHIQISCVAGAGSTHRPGEMTTIPGSPVWELVKKNNYFLIKQFGNNTKVQFSKEPNNLYNVRSYKFSGLANSKTVAVQPSAGEDKAVVLSTTKTKKQNTPAKLQHKTLMRKEFHKMTKSVKNQVLTPEFCT